A section of the Eublepharis macularius isolate TG4126 chromosome 1, MPM_Emac_v1.0, whole genome shotgun sequence genome encodes:
- the SRP9 gene encoding signal recognition particle 9 kDa protein, with protein MPHYQTWEEFTRAAEKLYLSDPMKVRVVLKYRHCDGNLCIKVTDDVVCLLYRTDQAQDVKKIEKFHSQLMRLMVARESRSVTMDTD; from the exons ATGCCGCATTATCAGACGTGGGAGGAATTCACTCGCGCTGCCGAGAAGCTGTACTTGTCCGATCCTATGAAG GTACGTGTGGTACTCAAATACCGGCACTGTGATGGAAATCTTTGCATCAAAGTAACAGATGATGTAGTT TGTCTTCTCTATAGGACAGACCAGGCTCAAGATGTAAAGAAGATTGAGAAATTCCACAGTCAACTAATGCGACTCATGGTAGCCAGAGAATCCCGCAGTGTTACCATGGACACAGACTGA